One window from the genome of Paraneptunicella aestuarii encodes:
- a CDS encoding methyl-accepting chemotaxis protein, which yields MSISKKFTLAVCIAIITLSLISALFLGINTAQSEHAEAKQSAQAVNENTERLLRSTDSLILGQVKLAMELLKRAGSNIGSPHIQGTTILGDKTLPSLYLGNMPITENYQLVDENANLSGGTATLFVKNGNDYIRVSTNIKRDGKRAIGTRLNPEGKAYSSISKGQAFYGEVNILGKPYLTGYEPIIDTNGQVIGIWYVGFEADLVELKNALAPVHILNNGFTALLDKNNNLVAHSSHVNNETILSLINNNFEGWEVYRTQFTPWSFSIISAYPQEDVSDIIFQQLTQMMAFILLCATLLIALLYFMSQKLVITPLNYMMEKLEALGNGDLSIRLNETRKDEIGDIAKSFNKVLDRLQTTISDIVKASTQLSSSSEDLSSIALNSSQQVKQQTRETEQVATAMEKMSTNVSEVASSTENAAEAASNARIQAEEGSKVVENTIEQITTLANQVQSTGKAIEVVSVVSSEIGAVLDVIQGIAEQINLLALNAAIEAARAGQHGRGFAVVADEVRSLAGRTQKSTQEIQLIVDRATKSTDQAVLMMDESQKTAESCVTNASQSQQALNTILSSVQRIAALNSEVAHSSEQQISVAHEISNNLLHIRQSAEINNENAAHVEEASHELAKLATRLQERISFFKI from the coding sequence ATGTCCATTTCTAAAAAATTCACACTGGCAGTATGTATCGCCATCATAACGTTAAGTTTAATATCTGCATTGTTTTTAGGCATCAACACCGCACAAAGTGAACACGCTGAAGCAAAACAATCTGCTCAGGCTGTTAATGAAAATACAGAACGCTTATTAAGAAGCACTGACTCGTTGATTTTAGGGCAAGTAAAGCTCGCGATGGAACTCTTGAAGCGAGCGGGAAGCAACATTGGTTCCCCACACATTCAAGGAACCACAATTCTTGGAGACAAAACACTTCCATCCCTTTATTTAGGGAACATGCCAATAACAGAGAACTATCAGTTGGTTGATGAAAATGCAAATCTAAGTGGTGGAACAGCAACGTTATTCGTGAAAAACGGTAACGACTACATTCGAGTCTCGACCAATATTAAAAGAGATGGAAAACGCGCTATTGGTACTCGTTTAAACCCGGAAGGTAAAGCCTATAGTTCCATATCCAAAGGACAAGCTTTTTATGGTGAAGTCAATATCCTTGGCAAACCCTATCTGACAGGATACGAGCCGATCATAGATACCAATGGTCAGGTTATCGGAATATGGTATGTAGGATTTGAAGCTGATCTTGTGGAATTGAAAAATGCACTCGCACCAGTACACATTCTCAACAATGGTTTTACTGCTCTATTAGACAAAAACAACAACCTCGTTGCTCATTCCAGCCATGTTAACAATGAAACAATTTTATCTTTGATAAACAATAATTTTGAAGGATGGGAAGTCTATAGAACTCAATTCACTCCCTGGAGTTTCTCCATCATCAGCGCTTACCCACAAGAGGATGTATCAGACATTATTTTTCAACAGCTGACACAGATGATGGCATTTATCCTGCTCTGTGCCACATTGCTTATCGCATTACTGTACTTTATGTCACAAAAACTGGTCATCACTCCGCTTAACTATATGATGGAAAAGCTTGAAGCATTAGGTAATGGTGACCTTTCCATAAGACTCAATGAAACCAGAAAGGACGAAATTGGCGACATTGCAAAAAGCTTCAATAAAGTGTTGGACAGATTACAAACCACTATTTCAGACATAGTTAAGGCATCAACACAGCTATCTTCCTCATCTGAAGACCTTTCTTCAATTGCTCTAAACAGCAGCCAACAAGTAAAACAACAAACCAGGGAAACGGAGCAAGTTGCCACAGCCATGGAAAAAATGAGCACTAATGTCTCTGAAGTCGCAAGTAGTACAGAAAATGCTGCAGAGGCAGCCTCAAATGCACGTATACAAGCAGAAGAAGGCTCTAAAGTGGTTGAAAATACCATCGAACAAATCACAACTCTAGCCAATCAGGTGCAAAGCACAGGAAAGGCCATTGAAGTAGTTTCGGTGGTCAGTTCAGAAATTGGAGCTGTTCTGGATGTTATTCAAGGTATTGCCGAGCAAATCAACCTGCTTGCGCTTAACGCAGCAATTGAAGCCGCTAGAGCAGGTCAGCATGGTCGAGGATTTGCTGTTGTAGCTGATGAAGTCAGATCCCTCGCAGGACGAACACAGAAATCGACACAAGAAATACAACTGATTGTAGATAGAGCAACAAAAAGTACGGATCAAGCTGTACTGATGATGGACGAAAGTCAAAAGACAGCTGAAAGCTGTGTTACCAACGCCAGCCAATCTCAACAAGCTCTCAATACAATCTTAAGCTCAGTGCAACGAATTGCAGCGCTCAATTCAGAAGTCGCTCACTCATCAGAACAGCAAATATCAGTTGCACACGAGATCAGCAACAATCTGCTGCATATTCGTCAATCTGCTGAAATAAATAACGAAAATGCAGCTCATGTAGAAGAAGCCAGCCACGAATTAGCAAAATTGGCGACTCGCTTACAAGAGCGTATTAGCTTCTTCAAAATTTGA
- a CDS encoding FkbM family methyltransferase: MSFYSSNKEQFFVIYDAFYPYFINDKYVLIDGGAAGDLSQPFKVAEDIITGVRFEPRGDEHINTSPDDIYIEGGLWSEDGIQTLHVAKVPFASSICPPNMPLLEQFEDKYGVDARETLRKVEVPCRSIDSCVSKGEIPLPNFIKLDVHSAELPALEGAVNSLDNCVGLLVESWHSEIHLGQGLHHSIERFAVEHGFEVFDNTGLVRWRHKYNGEIEPSDRPQYIGSEMLFIKKDVPEELLLKKAFTLALFKFGNAAKTVLDTLGTSESKAIIDAITKQQLLNRA, translated from the coding sequence ATGAGTTTTTATAGCAGTAACAAAGAACAATTTTTTGTTATTTATGATGCCTTTTACCCCTACTTTATTAACGATAAATATGTGCTTATTGACGGTGGAGCCGCAGGCGATTTATCGCAACCATTTAAGGTCGCTGAAGATATTATTACTGGTGTTCGCTTTGAACCGCGAGGCGATGAGCATATTAATACTTCCCCAGATGATATCTATATTGAAGGTGGTTTGTGGAGTGAAGATGGCATTCAAACACTACACGTAGCTAAAGTACCTTTTGCTTCTTCTATTTGTCCTCCTAATATGCCTCTTCTTGAACAGTTTGAAGACAAATATGGCGTTGATGCCAGGGAAACCTTGCGTAAAGTTGAAGTTCCTTGCCGCAGTATTGATTCTTGCGTGTCGAAAGGAGAAATCCCGCTGCCTAATTTTATTAAACTGGATGTGCATTCTGCGGAATTGCCGGCTTTGGAAGGAGCGGTAAATAGCCTGGATAACTGTGTTGGTTTATTGGTGGAATCATGGCATAGCGAAATTCATCTGGGCCAGGGGTTACATCATTCAATTGAGCGTTTTGCTGTGGAACATGGTTTTGAAGTGTTCGATAACACTGGCCTGGTTAGATGGCGACACAAGTACAACGGTGAAATCGAGCCTTCTGATAGACCGCAATATATTGGTTCTGAAATGCTGTTTATTAAAAAGGATGTGCCTGAAGAATTGCTGTTGAAAAAGGCGTTTACTTTGGCTTTATTTAAATTTGGCAATGCGGCAAAAACGGTGCTGGATACATTGGGTACAAGTGAATCCAAAGCCATCATTGACGCTATTACTAAGCAACAACTTCTTAATCGCGCTTAA
- the trmL gene encoding tRNA (uridine(34)/cytosine(34)/5-carboxymethylaminomethyluridine(34)-2'-O)-methyltransferase TrmL, producing the protein MLDIILYQPEIPPNTGNIIRLCANTGYSLHLIEPLGFDLDEKKVRRAGLDYHEMAQVQRHASLQDYIEQNPNKRIFACTTKGKAYFTDTQFQPGDALLFGPETRGLPNDIIESMPEAQRLRIPMLPDSRSMNLSNSVAVFVYESWRQLGFEGAV; encoded by the coding sequence ATGCTCGATATCATCCTGTATCAACCCGAAATCCCCCCCAATACCGGCAATATCATTCGTTTATGTGCCAATACAGGGTACTCATTACATTTAATTGAGCCTCTGGGATTTGATTTGGATGAAAAGAAAGTACGACGTGCAGGATTGGATTACCACGAAATGGCACAGGTTCAACGCCATGCGTCTTTGCAAGACTATATTGAGCAGAACCCAAACAAACGTATTTTTGCCTGCACTACAAAAGGCAAAGCCTATTTTACCGACACCCAGTTCCAACCGGGTGATGCCTTATTATTCGGCCCGGAAACACGAGGCTTACCTAACGATATTATTGAAAGTATGCCCGAAGCCCAGCGCTTACGTATACCGATGCTTCCCGACAGTCGCAGCATGAACCTGTCTAACTCGGTTGCAGTGTTCGTATACGAATCATGGCGTCAATTGGGGTTTGAAGGGGCAGTGTAA